Proteins encoded by one window of Arabidopsis thaliana chromosome 2, partial sequence:
- the GC4 gene encoding golgin Putative 4 (golgin candidate 4 (GC4); BEST Arabidopsis thaliana protein match is: GRIP-related ARF-binding domain-containing protein 1 (TAIR:AT3G61570.1); Has 144775 Blast hits to 78736 proteins in 3164 species: Archae - 1753; Bacteria - 23936; Metazoa - 62600; Fungi - 12453; Plants - 7734; Viruses - 519; Other Eukaryotes - 35780 (source: NCBI BLink).), giving the protein MWSSVANLKENLNKIAHDVHDDDEDDDEDLTIYGSTNGGTDRRNSNGFRYSRSPMANGFESPVNPEIERYKAEINKLQKSESEIKALSVNYAALLKEKEDQISRLNQENGSLKQNLTSTNAALKESRLDLSRASNNNAIKGNGDHSPNRSQRSPTNWKNRNQMNNGIASKPNGTENDSESHKKEKEFAEMLEERTRSMASAQARELEKEREKSANLQILLQEERKQNETFKEELQSLRLDKEKTLMESNKVRRELDAKLAEIRQLQMKLNGGEQHAFGISRENLKEVNKALEKENNELKLKRSELEAALEASQKSTSRKLFPKSTEDLSRHLSSLDEEKAGTFPGKEDMEKSLQRLEKELEEARREKDKARQELKRLKQHLLEKETEESEKMDEDSRLIDELRQTNEYQRSQILGLEKALRQTMANQEEIKSSSDLEIRKSKGIIEDLNQKLANCLRTIDSKNVELLNLQTALGQYYAEIEAKEHFERELAVAKEDAMKLSARLKDVDEQLESSKKEKEEITSKVLHAENIAAEWKNRVSKVEDDNAKVRRVLEQSMTRLNRMSMDSDFLVDRRIVIKLLVTYFQRNHSREVLDLMVRMLGFSEEEKQRIGLAQQGAAGKGVVRGVLGFPGRLVGGILGGGGGSPDSHPNMASDNQSFADMWVEFLLKDAEERERREAEDAANKEQEKATVSSTQRPKYEQSDSEFSTVPLTSSNSNHRLSRLLT; this is encoded by the exons ATGTGGAGTTCGGTTGCCAATTTGAAGGAGAATTTGAACAAGATTGCGCACGATGTGCATGACgacgacgaagatgatgatgaagatctCACCATTTATGGGTCCACCAATGGCGGCACTGATCGGAGGAATTCTAATGGCTTTAGGTATTCGAGGTCTCCAATGGCCAATGGTTTCGAATCGCCTGTTAATCCTGAG ATTGAGAGATATAAAGCAGAGATCAACAAGCTTcaaaaatcagaatcagaaatCAAAGCTCTTTCAGTAAATTATGCGGCTCTactaaaagagaaagag GATCAGATTTCCAGATTGAACCAGGAGAATGGCTCCTTGAAACAGAATTTGACTTCAACTAATGCCGCTCTTAAAGAGTCTAGATTGGATCTTTCGAGGGCATCGAACAATAATGCTATCAAG GGAAATGGTGATCATTCACCCAACAGGTCACAAAGATCCCCAACTAATTGGAAAAATCGAAACCAAATGAACAATGGCATTGCCTCGAAACCAAACGGGACAGAGAATGATTCCGAGTCgcataaaaaagaaaag GAGTTTGCAGAGATGCTTGAAGAGAGAACCAGATCAATGGCATCTGCTCAGGCTAGAGAACTTGAGAAAGAGCGAGAAAAATCAGCAAATCTGCAGATTTTACTACAGG AGGAGCGGAAACAAAATGAGACTTTCAAGGAGGAACTCCAGTCTCTGAGGTTAGATAAGGAAAAA ACACTCATGGAGAGTAACAAAGTACGTCGTGAATTGGATGCAAAATTGGCTGAAATCAGACAATTGCAGATGAAGTTGAATGGTGGGGAGCAGCATGCTTTTGGAATTTCCAGAGAAAATCTAAAAGAGGTTAACAAAGCTCTGGAGAAGGAAAATAATGAGCTTAAG TTGAAACGAAGTGAATTAGAGGCTGCTTTGGAAGCAAGCCAGAAGTCAACAAGTAGGAAACTCTTCCCAAAGAGCACAGAGGATCTTAGTAGACACCTTAGTAGTTTGGACGAG GAGAAGGCCGGAACCTTCCCTGGGAAAGAAGATATGGAAAAATCTTTGCAGAGGCTGGAAAAGGAGTTGGAGGAAGCACGAAGAGAAAAGGATAAGGCACGGCAAGAACTAAAGCGGCTCAAACAACACCTGTTAGAAAAG GAAACCGAGGAGTCTGAGAAAATGGATGAAGATAGTAGATTGATTGACGAGCTCCGCCAGACGAATGAATATCAAAGGTCTCAGATACTAGGTTTAGAAAAAGCTCTTAGGCAGACAATGGCTAATCAGGAGGAAATAAAGTCGAGCAGTGACCTTGAAATCCGGAAGTCCAAGGGTATAATTGAAGACTTAAATCAAAAGCTGGCGAATTGTTTGAGAACGATAGATTCCAAAAATGTGGAGCTTTTGAATCTTCAAACTGCTCTTGGTCAGTACTACGCTGAAATTGAAGCTAAG GAACATTTTGAACGAGAGCTTGCAGTGGCTAAAGAAGATGCAATGAAACTCTCAGCTCGTTTGAAA GATGTTGATGAACAGTTAGAGtcatcaaagaaagaaaaggaggaAATCACATCGAAGGTATTGCACGCAGAAAATATTGCAGCAGAatggaaaaacagagtaagcaAGGTTGAAGATGACAATGCAAAAGTAAGGCGTGTTCTTGAGCAGAGCATGACTAGGCTCAATAGAATGTCAATGGACTCTGATTTTCTCGTTGATAG GCGTATTGTTATCAAGTTGCTGGTTACGTACTTCCAAAGGAATCACAGCAGAGAG GTGTTGGACCTAATGGTTCGAATGCTTGGATTCTCGGAGGAAGAAAAACAGCGAATAGGATTGGCACAACAAGGAGCGGCAGGTAAAGGTGTTGTTAGAGGTGTATTGGGTTTTCCGGGTCGCTTAGTCGGTGGCATCTTAGGCGGTGGCGGTGGCTCACCCGATTCTCATCCAAATATGGCTTCAGATAATCAG TCTTTTGCAGACATGTGGGTCGAATTTCTACTTAAAGACGCGGAAGagcgagagagaagagaagcagaAGATGCAGCAAACAAAGAGCAAGAGAAGGCTACTGTTTCTTCTACGCAGAGACCAAAGTATGAACAATCTGATTCGGAGTTTTCAACTGTGCCTCTTACATCATCGAATAGTAATCACAGGCTCTCTAGATTACTCACTTGA
- a CDS encoding Mitochondrial glycoprotein family protein (Mitochondrial glycoprotein family protein; FUNCTIONS IN: molecular_function unknown; INVOLVED IN: biological_process unknown; LOCATED IN: mitochondrial matrix; CONTAINS InterPro DOMAIN/s: Mitochondrial glycoprotein (InterPro:IPR003428); BEST Arabidopsis thaliana protein match is: Mitochondrial glycoprotein family protein (TAIR:AT2G39795.1); Has 64 Blast hits to 64 proteins in 10 species: Archae - 0; Bacteria - 0; Metazoa - 0; Fungi - 0; Plants - 64; Viruses - 0; Other Eukaryotes - 0 (source: NCBI BLink).), producing MVFAWCRSASKLASVCGRFLSISAVVSLAPPRPMVSRGFLSSTAIDDRQSSNQMFLYMLCSGFIPPKVDDEPTPGINPYTIEDDGGKTVTLTRDYQEEYIVVVAGMPYEEYDGLCFPLTVNFTKKISGLSLEFRCTAFPLNGTSMNGVSVISRGNYWEDQRPCDLNVDYRHSYLRMIFDYSPKFALYKYMTTGTRKYVVWLKHLKKFLEE from the exons ATGGTTTTCGCTTGGTGCAGGTCAGCATCTAAGCTTGCTTCCGTTTGTGGTCGATTCCTATCTATCTCCGCCGTTGTGAGTTTGGCTCCGCCGCGTCCCATGGTCTCTCGTGGCTTTCTTTCCTCGACGGCTATTGATGATCGCCAGAGCTCCAACCAAAT GTTTCTTTATATGCTCTGCTCTGGCTTTATACCACCTAAAGTT GATGATGAGCCGACTCCAGGAATAAACCCTTACACAATTGAAGATGATGGAGGTAAGACTGTGACATTGACTAGAGACTACCAAGAGGAATATATTGTAGTTGTAGCAGGTATGCCCTATGAAGAATATGATGGATTATGTTTTCCACTAACTGTGAATTTTACCAAGAAGATCAGTGGCCTCAGCCTCGAGTTTAGGTGCACGGCTTTTCCTCTTAATGGTACTTCCATGAATGGTGTATCTGTGATTAGTCGGGGGAATTATTGGGAGGATCAACGGCCGTGTGATTT AAACGTGGATTACAGACACAGTTATTTGCGtatgatatttgattataGCCCAAAATTTGCCTTGTACAAGTACATGACGACAGGCACGCGAAAGTACGTGGTATGGTTGAAACATCTTAAGAAGTTTTTGGAGGAATGA
- a CDS encoding U11/U12 small nuclear ribonucleoprotein (unknown protein; Has 35333 Blast hits to 34131 proteins in 2444 species: Archae - 798; Bacteria - 22429; Metazoa - 974; Fungi - 991; Plants - 531; Viruses - 0; Other Eukaryotes - 9610 (source: NCBI BLink).), whose product MNPANFQPPNPPFHWAPMLPPDPPRCGMFWNTKNITDQLKQLQDTLNLAKSMEKELEALKMIKDAKGSVENAVQDSGVEYLEARKMDLGQQEMLSVDAANSLMSTLRAQLEPFRFVVDENSPWEEKSAAVRLTCKMKKSIRNKLWKKRKRRCAAEMRAKEPERFEQADREADEWREKEMAKDMANRKVDEMKAIEKIKAKRERKRLEPELELALIVEEMQELRSLRIEKLKKQGHFLPEEDDKFFESVRAAVEQEENQAQSLINTETEEHVIASEENTTLTTSNKTNNDTDKDSNTNAASCERTMKAPDNGCDNISNLPVEVYHYYYGSNIDMGRLIEIRREWDAYLSAGGSRIPGHWVQPSPPANEIWASCLVNTPKRDLS is encoded by the exons ATGAATCCGGCGAATTTTCAGCCTCCAAATCCTCCGTTCCACTGGGCTCCGATGTTACCTCCAGACCCGCCTCGTTGTGGTATGTTTTGGAATACAAAGAACATAACCGATCAGCTTAAACAACTTCAAGATACGCTTAACCTGGCTAAATCAAT GGAGAAAGAACTGGAAGCATTGAAGATGATCAAAGACGCCAAAGGTTCTGTGGAAAATGCAGTACAAGATTCGGGAGTAGAGTATTTAGAGGCTAGAAAGATGGATTTGGGACAGCAGGAAATGCTTTCAGTGGATGCTGCTAACTCCTTGATGTCTACCTTGAGAGCACAGCTTGAGCCTTTTAGGTTCGTTGTTGATGAGAATAGTCCATGGGAAGAGAAATCTGCAGCAGTAAGATTGACTTgcaaaatgaagaaatcaataaGGAACAAACTGTGGAAGAAACGAAAGAGACGGTGTGCTGCAGAGATGCGTGCTAAG GAGCCTGAAAGATTTGAACAAGCTGATCGAGAGGCAGATGAATGGAGGGAAAAGGAAATGGCCAAGGACATGGCAAATAGAAAG gTTGATGAGATGAAGGCAATTGAGAAGATCAAGGCAAAACGTGAGCGAAAGAGACTAGAACCCGAG CTTGAACTAGCTCTGATTGTTGAGGAAATGCAAGAGTTACGTTCCCTAAGAATTGAAAAACTAAAGAAGCAAG GACATTTCCTTCCCGAAGAAGATGACAAGTTTTTCGAGAGTGTTCGTGCTGCAGTGGAGCAAGAGGAAAACCAAGCTCAGTCCCTAATCAACACAGAGACCGAAGAGCATGTCATTGCCTCTGAGGAGAACACTACTCTCACTACCagtaacaaaaccaacaacgaCACAGATAAAGATAGCAATACTAATGCAGCTTCTTGTGAAAGGACTATGAAAGCTCCTGACAATGGTTGCGACAATATATCGAATTTACCAGTCGAGGTCTATCACTACTACTACGGAAGTAATATCGACATGGGTAGACTTATTGAG ATCAGAAGAGAATGGGATGCATATCTGAGTGCCGGAGGAAG CCGGATTCCTGGACACTGGGTCCAGCCGTCGCCACCAGCTAATGAGATTTGGGCTTCTTGTCTTGTTAATACTCCCAAAAGAGATCTTAGTTAG
- a CDS encoding U11/U12 small nuclear ribonucleoprotein, producing the protein MNPANFQPPNPPFHWAPMLPPDPPRCGMFWNTKNITDQLKQLQDTLNLAKSMEKELEALKMIKDAKGSVENAVQDSGVEYLEARKMDLGQQEMLSVDAANSLMSTLRAQLEPFRFVVDENSPWEEKSAAVRLTCKMKKSIRNKLWKKRKRRCAAEMRAKEPERFEQADREADEWREKEMAKDMANRKVDEMKAIEKIKAKRERKRLEPELELALIVEEMQELRSLRIEKLKKQGHFLPEEDDKFFESVRAAVEQEENQAQSLINTETEEHVIASEENTTLTTSNKTNNDTDKDSNTNAASCERTMKAPDNGCDNISNLPVEVYHYYYGSNIDMGRLIEIRREWDAYLSAGGR; encoded by the exons ATGAATCCGGCGAATTTTCAGCCTCCAAATCCTCCGTTCCACTGGGCTCCGATGTTACCTCCAGACCCGCCTCGTTGTGGTATGTTTTGGAATACAAAGAACATAACCGATCAGCTTAAACAACTTCAAGATACGCTTAACCTGGCTAAATCAAT GGAGAAAGAACTGGAAGCATTGAAGATGATCAAAGACGCCAAAGGTTCTGTGGAAAATGCAGTACAAGATTCGGGAGTAGAGTATTTAGAGGCTAGAAAGATGGATTTGGGACAGCAGGAAATGCTTTCAGTGGATGCTGCTAACTCCTTGATGTCTACCTTGAGAGCACAGCTTGAGCCTTTTAGGTTCGTTGTTGATGAGAATAGTCCATGGGAAGAGAAATCTGCAGCAGTAAGATTGACTTgcaaaatgaagaaatcaataaGGAACAAACTGTGGAAGAAACGAAAGAGACGGTGTGCTGCAGAGATGCGTGCTAAG GAGCCTGAAAGATTTGAACAAGCTGATCGAGAGGCAGATGAATGGAGGGAAAAGGAAATGGCCAAGGACATGGCAAATAGAAAG gTTGATGAGATGAAGGCAATTGAGAAGATCAAGGCAAAACGTGAGCGAAAGAGACTAGAACCCGAG CTTGAACTAGCTCTGATTGTTGAGGAAATGCAAGAGTTACGTTCCCTAAGAATTGAAAAACTAAAGAAGCAAG GACATTTCCTTCCCGAAGAAGATGACAAGTTTTTCGAGAGTGTTCGTGCTGCAGTGGAGCAAGAGGAAAACCAAGCTCAGTCCCTAATCAACACAGAGACCGAAGAGCATGTCATTGCCTCTGAGGAGAACACTACTCTCACTACCagtaacaaaaccaacaacgaCACAGATAAAGATAGCAATACTAATGCAGCTTCTTGTGAAAGGACTATGAAAGCTCCTGACAATGGTTGCGACAATATATCGAATTTACCAGTCGAGGTCTATCACTACTACTACGGAAGTAATATCGACATGGGTAGACTTATTGAG ATCAGAAGAGAATGGGATGCATATCTGAGTGCCGGAGGAAGGTAA
- a CDS encoding U11/U12 small nuclear ribonucleoprotein, translated as MNPANFQPPNPPFHWAPMLPPDPPRCGMFWNTKNITDQLKQLQDTLNLAKSMEKELEALKMIKDAKGSVENAVQDSGVEYLEARKMDLGQQEMLSVDAANSLMSTLRAQLEPFRFVVDENSPWEEKSAAVRLTCKMKKSIRNKLWKKRKRRCAAEMRAKEPERFEQADREADEWREKEMAKDMANRKVDEMKAIEKIKAKRERKRLEPELELALIVEEMQELRSLRIEKLKKQGHFLPEEDDKFFESVRAAVEQEENQAQSLINTETEEHVIASEENTTLTTSNKTNNDTDKDSNTNAASCERTMKAPDNGCDNISNLPVEVYHYYYGSNIDMGRLIEVSFM; from the exons ATGAATCCGGCGAATTTTCAGCCTCCAAATCCTCCGTTCCACTGGGCTCCGATGTTACCTCCAGACCCGCCTCGTTGTGGTATGTTTTGGAATACAAAGAACATAACCGATCAGCTTAAACAACTTCAAGATACGCTTAACCTGGCTAAATCAAT GGAGAAAGAACTGGAAGCATTGAAGATGATCAAAGACGCCAAAGGTTCTGTGGAAAATGCAGTACAAGATTCGGGAGTAGAGTATTTAGAGGCTAGAAAGATGGATTTGGGACAGCAGGAAATGCTTTCAGTGGATGCTGCTAACTCCTTGATGTCTACCTTGAGAGCACAGCTTGAGCCTTTTAGGTTCGTTGTTGATGAGAATAGTCCATGGGAAGAGAAATCTGCAGCAGTAAGATTGACTTgcaaaatgaagaaatcaataaGGAACAAACTGTGGAAGAAACGAAAGAGACGGTGTGCTGCAGAGATGCGTGCTAAG GAGCCTGAAAGATTTGAACAAGCTGATCGAGAGGCAGATGAATGGAGGGAAAAGGAAATGGCCAAGGACATGGCAAATAGAAAG gTTGATGAGATGAAGGCAATTGAGAAGATCAAGGCAAAACGTGAGCGAAAGAGACTAGAACCCGAG CTTGAACTAGCTCTGATTGTTGAGGAAATGCAAGAGTTACGTTCCCTAAGAATTGAAAAACTAAAGAAGCAAG GACATTTCCTTCCCGAAGAAGATGACAAGTTTTTCGAGAGTGTTCGTGCTGCAGTGGAGCAAGAGGAAAACCAAGCTCAGTCCCTAATCAACACAGAGACCGAAGAGCATGTCATTGCCTCTGAGGAGAACACTACTCTCACTACCagtaacaaaaccaacaacgaCACAGATAAAGATAGCAATACTAATGCAGCTTCTTGTGAAAGGACTATGAAAGCTCCTGACAATGGTTGCGACAATATATCGAATTTACCAGTCGAGGTCTATCACTACTACTACGGAAGTAATATCGACATGGGTAGACTTATTGAGGTGAGTTTTATGTAA
- the SLD2 gene encoding Fatty acid/sphingolipid desaturase (Fatty acid/sphingolipid desaturase; FUNCTIONS IN: oxidoreductase activity, oxidoreductase activity, acting on paired donors, with oxidation of a pair of donors resulting in the reduction of molecular oxygen to two molecules of water, iron ion binding, heme binding; INVOLVED IN: oxidation reduction, fatty acid biosynthetic process, lipid metabolic process; EXPRESSED IN: 23 plant structures; EXPRESSED DURING: 15 growth stages; CONTAINS InterPro DOMAIN/s: Fatty acid desaturase, type 1 (InterPro:IPR005804), Fatty acid/sphingolipid desaturase (InterPro:IPR012171), Cytochrome b5 (InterPro:IPR001199); BEST Arabidopsis thaliana protein match is: Fatty acid/sphingolipid desaturase (TAIR:AT3G61580.1); Has 5941 Blast hits to 5850 proteins in 906 species: Archae - 2; Bacteria - 1188; Metazoa - 1112; Fungi - 1689; Plants - 939; Viruses - 2; Other Eukaryotes - 1009 (source: NCBI BLink).) gives MADQTKKRYVTSEDLKKHNKPGDLWISIQGKVYDVSDWVKSHPGGEAAILNLAGQDVTDAFIAYHPGTAWHHLEKLHNGYHVRDHHVSDVSRDYRRLAAEFSKRGLFDKKGHVTLYTLTCVGVMLAAVLYGVLACTSIWAHLISAVLLGLLWIQSAYVGHDSGHYTVTSTKPCNKLIQLLSGNCLTGISIAWWKWTHNAHHIACNSLDHDPDLQHIPIFAVSTKFFNSMTSRFYGRKLTFDPLARFLISYQHWTFYPVMCVGRINLFIQTFLLLFSKRHVPDRALNIAGILVFWTWFPLLVSFLPNWQERFIFVFVSFAVTAIQHVQFCLNHFAADVYTGPPNGNDWFEKQTAGTLDISCRSFMDWFFGGLQFQLEHHLFPRLPRCHLRTVSPVVKELCKKHNLPYRSLSWWEANVWTIRTLKNAAIQARDATNPVLKNLLWEAVNTHG, from the coding sequence ATGGCGGATCAAACGAAGAAGAGATACGTTACAAGCGAGGATttgaaaaaacacaacaaaccTGGAGATTTATGGATTTCGATTCAAGGTAAAGTTTACGACGTTTCCGATTGGGTTAAATCTCATCCCGGAGGCGAAGCAGCGATTCTCAATCTCGCCGGCCAAGACGTCACCGACGCGTTCATCGCTTACCATCCCGGAACCGCATGGCACCACTTAGAAAAGCTTCACAATGGCTATCACGTGAGAGACCACCACGTGTCAGACGTCTCACGTGACTACCGTCGTTTAGCCGCCGAGTTCTCCAAACGCGGCCTCTTCGACAAAAAAGGTCACGTGACTCTTTACACACTCACGTGCGTCGGCGTCATGCTCGCGGCGGTTCTCTACGGCGTTTTGGCGTGTACCAGCATCTGGGCTCACCTCATCTCCGCCGTTTTACTCGGTCTCCTCTGGATCCAAAGCGCTTACGTCGGCCACGATTCCGGTCACTACACGGTGACGTCAACCAAACCGTGTAACAAACTAATCCAGCTTCTCTCCGGTAACTGTCTCACCGGCATCTCAATCGCGTGGTGGAAATGGACGCACAACGCTCACCACATCGCTTGTAACAGCCTTGACCACGATCCGGATCTACAACACATCCCGATCTTCGCCGTCTCTACAAAATTCTTCAATTCGATGACGTCACGTTTCTATGGCAGGAAATTAACATTCGATCCTCTAGCTCGATTCTTAATCAGCTACCAACACTGGACATTTTACCCAGTAATGTGCGTCGGAAGAATCAACCTCTTCATCCAAACATTCCTATTGCTATTCTCGAAACGCCACGTCCCAGATCGGGCCTTGAACATCGCCGgaattttagttttctggACATGGTTCCCTCTCTTAGTCTCGTTCCTTCCGAATTGGCAAGAGAgattcatcttcgtcttcgtgAGCTTCGCCGTCACGGCGATTCAACATGTTCAGTTCTGTTTAAACCATTTCGCAGCAGATGTGTATACCGGTCCACCAAACGGAAACGATTGGTTTGAGAAACAAACCGCCGGTACGCTTGATATATCGTGTAGATCGTTTATGGATTGGTTCTTTGGTGGATTGCAGTTTCAGTTAGAGCATCATTTGTTTCCTCGGCTTCCTCGTTGTCATCTCCGGACAGTATCGCCGGTGGTTAAGGAGCTTTGTAAGAAGCATAATCTACCGTATAGGAGTCTTTCGTGGTGGGAAGCTAATGTGTGGACGATTAGGACTTTGAAGAACGCGGCGATTCAAGCTAGAGATGCGACTAATCCTGTGTTGAAGAACTTGCTTTGGGAAGCTGTGAACACGCATGGCTAA
- a CDS encoding DUF2358 family protein (DUF2358) (Uncharacterized conserved protein (DUF2358); CONTAINS InterPro DOMAIN/s: Protein of unknown function DUF2358 (InterPro:IPR018790); BEST Arabidopsis thaliana protein match is: Uncharacterized conserved protein (DUF2358) (TAIR:AT1G16320.1); Has 199 Blast hits to 199 proteins in 64 species: Archae - 0; Bacteria - 74; Metazoa - 19; Fungi - 0; Plants - 95; Viruses - 0; Other Eukaryotes - 11 (source: NCBI BLink).), with product MAFLVRSPEIPTVSARIFSDANSSVISHVFMRRKATVSAIDARDLPGVKNPKSRLYWQFSAPVKEDYKISREEEEEEEEDKQSYYVNMGHAVRSIREEFPLLFYKELNFDIYRDDIVFKDPMNTFMGIDNYKSIFGALRFHGRIFFRALCVDIVSVWQPTENTLMIRWTVHGIPRGPWETRGRFDGTSEYKFDKNGKIYEHKVDNIAINSPPKFQMLTVQELVEAISCPSTPKPTYFEFGD from the exons ATGGCATTCCTTGTTCGTTCGCCGGAGATACCCACCGTCTCGGCGAGAATCTTCTCCGATGCGAATTCGAGTGTTATTAGTCATGTGTTTATGAGGAGGAAGGCTACGGTTTCGGCGATTGACGCCAGAGATTTGCCTGGTGTTAAGAATCCGAAATCGAGATTGTACTGGCAATTCTCAGCTCCGGTGAAAGAAGACTACAAGATTAGcagagaggaggaagaagaagaagaagaagataagcaGAGTTACTACGTGAATATGGGTCACGCCGTTCGTAGTATCAGAGAAGAGTTTCCTTTGTTGTTCTACAAAGAGCTTAATTTTGACATTTACAG GGATGATATTGTTTTCAAAGACCCTATGAACACTTTCATGGGAATTGATAACTACAAATCCATATTTGGGGCCTTACGTTTCCATGGAAGGATCTTCTTCAGAGCACTATGTGTGGACATTGTTAGTGTTTGGCAACCCACAGAGAACACTCTGATGATACGATGGACTGTTCATGGAATTCCTCGTGGTCCGTGGGAGACTCGTGGTCGATTCGATGGTACTTCTGAGTATAAATTCGATAAGAATGGCAAGATTTATGAGCATAAAGTCGATAACATAGCCATTAATTCGCCTCCAAAGTTTCAAATGCTCACTGTTCAAGAGCTTGTTGAAGCCATTAGCTGCCCTTCGACTCCCAAGCCGACCTACTTTGAGTTCGGAGattga